Sequence from the Castanea sativa cultivar Marrone di Chiusa Pesio chromosome 12, ASM4071231v1 genome:
CATGTCCCCACCAACTTAACCCCTCAAGCCCTCAACACTATAATTGGAGCAATAAGGAAGGAGCCATCCATTTCTTATTCTGATAAAGATTTGTCTAGCAAAGGGCGAGATTACAGTGATCCCCTTCACATCACCGTGGACACAAATGGCAAGAGAGTTCCAATGGTACTTATTGATGATGGAAGTGCGCTAAATGTGTGTCCATTATGAACTGCAAGTTGTTTGGGCCTTAGTATTGAAGACTTTGTATCCTCTTGCCAATATGTTAGGGCTTGTGACAACACAAGGAGAGAAGTGTTAGGAAATGTAACTTTGGATCTAAAAACTGGGCCTACAAGTCAAAAGGTAGAGTTCCAAGTCATGGACATCCCTGcatgtttcaattttttgctGGGTCGCCCTTGGATTCATTCCACTAGAGCTGTACCTTCCTCACTCTATCAAAAGGTTCACTTCCCTTACAAAGATTCTGTTATCACTATATTTAGGGATAGTCAAGACAACACTAGACTTATCCATGGCATTCAGGAAGAAAAAAGTGAACTTTTCTTGTCGGGATTTGAACTAGAGGAAGTCCCCGCCATCTCCTGGATCAAAGAAGAAACTAGGGAATGTTTCCCCATGGATTTTGACCCCTATAGCAATGTCCAAGTGATGGCCatgatgagaaaaatgaagtaCTTCCCTGGGATGGGCCTAGGGAGACACAGTAAAGGTGTCCATGTATTCCCACATTTCTCTACTTCCATTCGCCCATTTGGATTAGGGTATAAGCCCACTAATGATGAACTCCTTGAGAATGATTCAAAGAAGACTGCCAGATCTAAAGCCAAAGCCTAAGGTGTGTCTTTTGATCCCATATCCATGAAATCTTATACCTCTACCCTTAatggaaaaattttcaaaaaaggatGCACCCACTTGTACTACGAATTTCCTGAGCCTTGGTATGATTTTAAGACTATGAAGAAGATGCCTGGATTTGAGATCTTTATTGATTGTAAGATTGAAGATGGGGAGGAAGTGAATGTGTTGcaagacaagagagaagattaGGTCTACCATATGGATCCTCAAGCTATGAAGACTTTGTTGGAAGAACATGTACTTAACATGAAGAAGGACAAAGAAGATAAGTTGCCATCCATCTTTCCAATCACTTCCAACTTGGAAAATTGGACCATTGAAGAGCCTTTGGATGAACTATCTGAAGGATATGCTTCCGATGAAAGTTGGGGTGTTGTCATGGAAGAAGATGATAGATCATTGGAagaccaagaagaagaagagccaGTTGTTCAACTTCCTCTTCCTTTAGCAAGAAGAAATTTTGACTTATGGGATGATTGGGGTGCTAGTTTCACTGACTCTAATGAGGTGCCAAGAGGACTTCTTGAGAATCTTAGAACTTATGTGAAAAGCGTCCCCCGTGAGGTAGGAAACATGGGCGAGCAAGGTGATGAACAAAACTATATTGATATATCTAGTGATGATTCTGATAGCAATATGTCCATCATTGAGATATCTAGTGAAGATTCTGAGAGCAATATGTCCATCATTGAGGTATCTAGTGAAGATTCTGAGGCCGATGATGGTATCTACATGCTGCAAAAGGAGAAGACCAACAAGGAAGTTCCATTAATCACTGAGGCAACATTTGTCCTAAAGAACTGGAGCTGGGGAAAAAACTATCCTTCTGGAGGTCACCAAGTCACAACCAAGTCGTTAGTGTCTGTCGAAAAAACTAAGTCTGTCCCAATTGAGTCTGTTACCACTCCTACTGAGTCTGTTTCAATTTCTGATAAGTTTGCCAAGTCGGTCACCACCTTTTTCAATTCTAATAAGATGATCTCTGATTCTGCTTACTTGCttgctttgaatgtttttattgcTGAAATTAATAATGAAATGGTTGATAAAAGTAATGAACTAAAAGGAGAGATTCAACTAGTTAACTTAGGATCTAATAATGAACCTAAAGCAGTGCAAATTGGTAATACCCTAACTCCTAAAGAAAAGGGTGAATTAATTTCACTCCTCAAAGAattccaagaagtttttgcATGGTCTTACGAAGATATGCCAGGGATAGATATGGACATTGTGCAGCACCATATTCCTACCGACCCAACCATGAAACCAGTGAAGCAAAAGTTGAGATGGATGAAGCCCGAATGGACACTtaagatcaaggaagaagtaGGAAAGCAATACAATGCGGGGTTCTTAAAAGTAGTAAACTACCCTGAGTGGTTGGCAAATGTTGTCCCAGTACCCAAAAAAGATGGAAAGGTtagaatgtgtgtagattttcgTGACCTTAATTAGGCTAGCCCTAAGGATGATTTTCCATTGCCTCACATAGACGTGTTGGTTGACAATACACCCGGTCATGCACTATTGTCCTTTATGGAAGGTTTTTCGGGGTATAATCAAATCAAAATGGCACAGGAAGATATGGAGAAGACCTCATTTATCACACCTTGGGGGACttattgctacaaggtcatgtcTTTTGGCCTTAAGAATGAGGGTGCCACCTATCAACGTGCCGACACAACCTTGTTGCATGACATGATTCACAAGGAGGTGgaggtatatgttgatgacatgattgTTAAAGCAAAAGATCGAGAGGGACACACACTTGCCCTAAGGAAATTCTTTGAGCGCATCAAGCATTATAAGTTGAGATTGAACCCGAAGAAGTGTACCTTTGGAGTAACCTCTAGCAAATTGTTGGGATTTATAGTAAGTCAAAGGGGAATTGAAGTTGATCCAGACAAGATCAAAGCTGTCATGGAAATGAAACCACCCAAAACTGAGAAAGAGATTCGAGGATTTTTAGGAAGGATTCAGTATAATAGCCGATTCATTGCCCAACTAACCATGATTTGTGAACCCATATTTAAGTTGCTTAAGAAAGATGTACCAATAAAATGGGATGAACAATGTCAAGTGGCCTTCGACAAGATTAAAGAATACCTGATGAAACCCCCAATATTGGTACCACCCATGCAAGAAAATCCATTGTTGCTTTATCTAAGCACCACAGATACTGCAATGGGAGCTCTGCTTGCCCAGTATTTGGAAGAATCACGCAAGGAAAACGCCATCTACTACATCAGCAAGAAGATGACTGGATATGAGGAGAGGTACTCAGTGTTAGAAAAGACTTGTGTTGCCTTGGTCTGGGCTGTCCGAAAGCTCAGGCACTACATGTTTTCTTTCCAAGTTTTCTTAATAGCCCGCATGGATCCACTCAAGTACTTGATGGAAAAACCAGTTCAAGATGGGAAAACCGTCAAATGGGTTCTTTTACTATCCGAGTTTGACATAAAGTACGTGACTCAGAAGTCAAGTAAGGGTCGAGCCATAGTTGATCACTTGGCTAGTTGCCCACCTACACAAGCAGAGGAAGTTCAAGATGAGTTTCCAGATGAGGAAATTTTGATGTTGGAACCAACTAGGTGGAGATTGTATTTTGATGGGGCTACTAATCGCAATGGGAGTGGTGTAGGAGTACTCTTTGTTTCACCAAAAGAAGCGCATGTGCCAGTATCAGTTAAGCTCAAATTTTCAACGACCAATAATGTTGTTGAGTATGAAGCTTGCCTTCTAAGATTAGAGACAGCCATTAGCATGGGTATAGAAGAACTTGATGTCTATAGGGATTCAGCTTTAATAATCCGGCAAATACAAAACAAGTGGAAGATTAAAGAAGAGAAGTTGCTGCCATACTTTGAGTACTTTCAAGACCTAGCCAAGAAGTTCAAAAAGATTGAGTATCACTACATCCCTCGAACTCAAAACCAGTTTGCTGATG
This genomic interval carries:
- the LOC142620323 gene encoding uncharacterized protein LOC142620323 gives rise to the protein MAQEDMEKTSFITPWGTYCYKVMSFGLKNEGATYQRADTTLLHDMIHKEVEVYVDDMIVKAKDREGHTLALRKFFERIKHYKLRLNPKKCTFGVTSSKLLGFIVSQRGIEVDPDKIKAVMEMKPPKTEKEIRGFLGRIQYNSRFIAQLTMICEPIFKLLKKDVPIKWDEQCQVAFDKIKEYLMKPPILVPPMQENPLLLYLSTTDTAMGALLAQYLEESRKENAIYYISKKMTGYEERYSVLEKTCVALVWAVRKLRHYMFSFQVFLIARMDPLKYLMEKPVQDGKTVKWVLLLSEFDIKYVTQKSSKGRAIVDHLASCPPTQAEEVQDEFPDEEILMLEPTRWRLYFDGATNRNGSGVGVLFVSPKEAHVPVSVKLKFSTTNNVVEYEACLLRLETAISMGIEELDVYRDSALIIRQIQNKWKIKEEKLLPYFEYFQDLAKKFKKIEYHYIPRTQNQFADALATLASMIDIPDDTPVQPLIIKQRDAPSYCCSLESEIEKDEEWYVDILRFLKHGTFPDTKDKNERVTIRRMAMSYILCGGKLYKRSYKGIHLLCVTKKEAQRIIGEVHESSYGPHMNAYMLSRKILRLGYYWTTMEADCAAHISTLPHISLAFFDLGHRYHWQNPPKSKKWYGVPFEVISDNGSHFRDAVAKLFREYNIKHHKSSPYRPQTNRAVEAANKTIGKILKKSAQNYRDWHLRLPYALWGYRTSIHTSIGATPYSLVYGMEAVLPIVLEVQSLRVVWKGKYQKLSG